One Cucurbita pepo subsp. pepo cultivar mu-cu-16 chromosome LG07, ASM280686v2, whole genome shotgun sequence genomic region harbors:
- the LOC111798491 gene encoding probable WRKY transcription factor 50: MSYNSNQYPATSESDLAEQPGIEFTDSMFNGWLDVNASSLVDTVMYPGYQWDEVDELARNTIHQGEPSSVRERFAFKTKSEVEILDDGFKWRKYGKKMVKNSPNPRNYYKCSVEGCPVKKRVERDRDDPKYVITTYEGVHTHESS; the protein is encoded by the exons ATGTCGTACAATAGTAACCAGTACCCGGCAACATCCGAGAGCGATCTTGCCGAGCAGCCCGGGATCGAGTTTACGGACTCGATGTTCAATGGGTGGCTCGATGTAAACGCTTCGTCTCTGGTCGACACGGTGATGTATCCGGGTTATCAATGGGACGAGGTTGATGAGCTTGCTCGGAACACCATCCACCAAGGAGAGCCTAGCAGTG TTCGTGAAAGATTTGCATTCAAGACAAAATCAGAAGTTGAGATTTTGGATGATGGGTTCAAGTGGAGGAAGTATGGGAAGAAGATGGTGAAGAACAGCCCGAATCCGAG GAACTACTACAAATGCTCGGTCGAAGGCTGCCCGGTGAAGAAGAGAGTCGAAAGAGATCGAGATGATCCAAAATACGTGATAACGACCTACGAGGGTGTCCATACTCATGAAAGttcataa